The Tamandua tetradactyla isolate mTamTet1 chromosome 8, mTamTet1.pri, whole genome shotgun sequence genome includes a window with the following:
- the RAB30 gene encoding ras-related protein Rab-30 isoform X2 → MPGVGRKIPNQGLFPPGQGATIGVDFMIKTVEINGEKVKLQIWDTAGQERFRSITQSYYRSANALILTYDITCEESFRCLPEWLREIEQYASNKVITVLVGNKIDLAERREVSQQRAEEFSEAQDMYYLETSAKESDNVEKLFLDLACRLISEARQNTLVNNVSSPLPGEGKSISYLTCCNFN, encoded by the exons ggTCTTTTCCCCCCAGGTCAAGGAGCCACAATTGGAGTTGATTTTATGATTAAAACTGTGGAGATTAATGGTGAAAAAGTAAAG CTACAGATCTGGGACACAGCAGGTCAAGAGAGATTTCGGTCCATTACCCAGAGTTATTACCGAAGCGCCAATGCCTTGATCCTCACCTATGACATAACCTGTGAAGAATCTTTCCGTTGCCTTCCTGAGTGGCTGCGGGAAATAGAGCAATATGCCAGCAACAAGGTCATCACTGTGCTAGTGG GCAACAAGATTGATCTGGCTGAAAGGAGAGAAGTCTCCCAGCAGAGAGCTGAAGAATTCTCCGAAGCTCAGGACATGTATTATCTGGAGACTTCAGCCAAGGAATCTGATAATGTAGAGAAACTCTTCCTTGACTTAGCATGCCGACTCATCAGCGAAGCCAGGCAGAACACACTTGTGAACAATGTATCCTCACCCTTACCTGGAGAAGGGAAAAGCATCAGCTATTTGACTTGTTGTAATTTCAATTAA